The genomic DNA GAAAAATCCGCTGAACCTTTCAAATGGAAGTTCACCCGTCAGGATCTCAAACGATTACTCGACAAACTATCTCTTTGTTCACAGAAAGAAAAGGCCGCATAAATAATACGTCACCGAACTTATGATCCAGAGCACTAAGGAAAAAATGGAGCGCTCGCTGGCACCTTTCAACGAGATGGATGATTTCTCAACAGTAAACACGCAGATCCACAGAACCATAAAGATCAATGGCGAGATAACAGATAGCGTATTCAATTTCACTCCTCCCAAAGGCAGCACGCTTGTTGAATCATTTAGAAAAGAAAGCAAGTCCCGTACGGATCAATGAACGGAGGGATCGCATGAAAACATATCGCGCATTATTCGTGGCAACTATCGTGCTTGTGTGCACCGGCCTCGCTCGTTCCCAGGAGGAAGATCAGTCGCCGACACCGCCGCCGGGGTCTTCTTCCATCCAAGGATGCGTCAGGGACGCTGACGGGGCCCCCATCGCGAACGCTGCCATCGAGGCAGGACTAGCCGTATTGGATGGTACATTAAAGCACTCCACCCTCACCGCCGCAACCGATGCGAACGGCGTATACACCTTCAGCAATCTTCCCTCGTGGACTGTTACGCTGAGCGTTTCAGCCGAAGGATACAGCGCGCTCAGGAGGAAATCCATCACGCTGAGCGACAATCAGCGCCTTGCGGGAATTGATTTTATTCTCAAGCCTGCTCTCACGATCAGCGGCCGGGTCGCTGATTCGAGCGGACAACCGATTCAAGGGGCGGAACTCACCGCTGTTCCCGAAAGCGAGAAGAAGCTGCCGAAACCTCTCGTCAGCCAGGATGCGGTTACCGCTCAATCAGGAGAAGACGGCCACTACACGATTACTTCACTCAACGCCGGAAACTACACTGTGAATGCCCGCTCGGAGCAATACGTTCCGGGAGAGGCCGCGCACGTGGCTGCCGGCTCGCAGCACGTTGATTTTGCTCTGAAAGGGGGCGGAGGGTTGAGCGGCACTGTCCGTGATAAAACGAGCGGCAAACCCGTGCCGGGCGCCGGAGTGTCAATCGAGGCCGAGCAAGGACCTCTACGCGAAGAGTTGATCGGGTCCTACAAGTTCGGGTCTAAAACTGATAATAGCGGCTCCTATAATATATCTTCCATGGACACAGGTTCTTACAGGCTTAAAGTCACCGCCAAGGGTTACACGGAGGCCAGCCGTTCTGGTGTTGGAGTCCGCGCAGGCGAGGAAACAAAAGGCATTGATTTCTCGCTGACCCCCAATTCCAGAATCAGGGGCACGGTAACATTTGAGGGCGGCGAGCCCGCTGCCGGCGCGGCGCTCCTTTTGAGGTCGGCGATCGGAATCCCGGTTATTATGGGGGGAACATTTGGTCGCTCCGATGCCATTGCAGATGCGCGCGGGAGATATGAAATTATCAAGGGGGAGGCCGGGAAACAATATTCGGTACAAGCTTCTTTGGCCGGCTATGTCACCTCACTATCGCAATCGTTCCAGCTCGTTCCGGGAAGAGATCAGGAAGATGTGAACCTTGTCTTGAAGAAGGGATTGTCGCTCTCCGGCAAGGTGGTGGATGAAAAGCAGAATCCGATTTCCGGCGCCAAGGTCAGCGCGCGGAAAGAAGGAGGAGGAACATTTGTTATGGATTTCAGCCAGAACGTGCCGGTGGGAAAAGGCCAGGAAGCCGCTCTCACGGACAACGAGGGCGCTTTCGTCCTGGATGGCCTTGAGGCAGGCATGTATAAGATAAAGGCTACGGCCAAAGGCTACAGCCAGAGTGAGGTTGGCGGCATCAGACTTTCCAGCGGCACTGCTCCGGAGCCGTTGAAGATAGTTTTACAGGCGGGAATTACTATCTCTGGAAGAGTTGGCGATGGTTCAGGGAATCCGCTTCAGGGGGCAAAGGTTCGCGCGTCAGGCCGGGGAGAGGGCGGGCATATCTCCCGCTCCGCGGAGACGGATGAGGATGGGAGGTATGAGATTGATTCACTCTCTTCCGGAAGCTATAAGGTGAGAACGCAGCTCAAGGGATACGCTCAAAAGGAGATCGAGGACGTGAGCCCGCCGGCAAAGGACATTAATTTTACCCTGTCCGACGCGGGCAGCATAACCGGGCGCGTGGTTGAAAAAGAAACAGCAAAACCCATACCTCGTTTTCGTTACAGAGCCAATAAGGGACATGCCTCTGATCGCGCGCTCTTCACCTTCCATGGAAAAGAGCGATATTCAGAGGAAGGCACGTTCGAGACCGAACCGCTCAGCCCGGATGACTATTCGTTATTTGTCAGGGCCGAGGGGTACGCGCCGTCAATGACTGAGGGCATTGAAGTAAAAAGCGGTGAGACTGCCCGGGTTGAAATCAAACTTGGCCCTCCCGCCACGATCGCCGGCAAGGTGTCAAGCGAGAAGGGACTCACCCCCGTGTCCGGCGCCCGCATCGCTCTCCTGAAAGAGCGGGAAGAGGAGATCTTTACTTTCGGATTTGGATTCGACGACCGTGACCTCCTCGGAGAACCGGTCCTCAGCGACGACACCGGGGCATTCCGAATATATGGACTCCCGGTCGGGAAGTTCAGGCTGAAGGTTGCGCACCCCGACTTTGCCGAGGAGACGAAACCCGTGGAGCTCGCGAAGGAAGGGGAGACGGTTCGTGTCGAGTTCATTCTTAAGAAGGGGCGTACGATCTCGGGCACCGTGCGGGACGGTGCGACCTCTTCACCCATCGCCGGGGCCGTGGTGACAATCTCCTCCGGCAAGGGCACAGGGGGGATACTGGAGAAAATGATCCCCTCCATGGGGCGCAAGGGGCCGGGCTCCGCGACGAGTGATGCGGCGGGGAAATGGAATATCGCGAACATCGCGCCGGGGGACTATCGTCTCCTCGCCGTGCACAAGGACTATGCCGCCCCCGAATCGAAGAGCGTCACCGTGAAGCCCGACGCGGATGCTTCCGGCGTCGAGCTGGTCCTCTCGGGCGGCGCGCGGGTGCATGGGACGGTGAAGGACGCGGGGGGCAAAGCCGTTTCGGGGGCGCGTGTCACCGCTGTCTCCGAAAACGGGATGGCGCGGGCGACCACGGACTCGGACGGTCGCTACGCGCTCGAGCACCTTGCGCCTGGCGACTGGATGGTCTCTGTCTCGTCCGGGGAGGGGGCCGGGGGCGATGCCGACATGACAAGGCCCGTCTCCGTCGCAGCGGGAGATGATCGCGCGCTCGATTTCACGCTCGGCGGCGGTTTCTCGGTCTCCGGGAGGGTGATCAGCCATGGCGCGCCGCTCGCGGGGGCGTACATCTACTTCTCGCGGGAGGAGGCGGGCGAACAGGTTTCAACCCACGGCGAGAGCAGGAAGGACGGGAGCTACCGCGTGACGGGCTTTTCCGCCGGCAGCTACGAGGTCAGGGTATTGAAGGGGGATGAAGGGGATATGAAATTCTGTGACCTTCCCGCCCGGCTTGCCGTGAGCGGCGACCTCACCGGGCAGGACATTGTGCTACCCTCGGGGGTCATCGCAGGCACGCTGGCGGACGAGGGAGGTAAGACTCTCGCGGGGGTGCGGGTTCGCCTCGTGAAAAAGGATGAAGGTAAAACTAAATCCGCCGAATCGGAGATCGAGAAACAGATGCGCGAACTCTTATCGTTGAAGAAGAGCGGCAAAGGGGGGGCTTTCGAGTTCGCCATGCTCGGAGCCGGAAACTATGTGCTCGCGGCGGAGAAAAAGGGGATTGGCCGCGCGTCCGTGACGGCCGCGCTCGCCTCGGATGACGGGAGGGCGGAGGTCGCGCTCACCATGAGGCCCGGTTTCCCCATGAAGCTGCGGGCCGTGAGCGCTGCTTCCGGGAAACCGCTCGAGCGCGCGGCGGTGCGGGTTACCGATAAGAACGGGGACGAGGTGAAGGAGGAGACCGTTTCCGCGGAGCGGGGCGTGCTCACGGTCCCCGACCTCGCGGCGGGAACCTACCGCGTGGAGGTGGCCGCCGAGGGGTACGCGCCGGGGAAACTCGACGCCGTCAAGGTCGGGCCGGAAGAGGAGAGCGCGACGGAACTCAAGCTCGAGAAAGGCGCGACGCTCACGGTGACCGTCGCCAGGGAGAAGAACGGCCCGGTCGCGGGTGCAGTCGTCGAGCTCCTCGACTCCTCAGGGAAACGCTACAATCCCCCGAGCCTTTCAAAGGGGTTCATGCCGGGGGGGAGGACGGTCACCGGCTCACAGGGGAAGGCGAAGTTTGACCGTCTGCCCGAGGGCGCTTTTACCGTGAAGGCGTCGAAGGCCGGCTGCACACCCGCCGAGGCGAACGTCACGCTCAAGAAGGGCGAGGACGTAAAGATCTCCCTCATCCAGAAGTAGAGCTGACATCCTTTACCTGTGATTCACCTCACGGTGAGCGTTTTTACATTCATCCCGAGTTTCGCGCGTATCTTCTTGATGCCGCCGAGCCTCGGGTTGAGCTGGAGGGCGATGAGCAGGTTCATCCGTGCGAGACGCTCATCCCCGGCGCGCAGGAGGCACTCGGCCATCTTCTTGTAGATGAAGGCCCGCTCCCTCCGCGGCAGCGCGTCCCTGAGCCCCTCCGAGAAGCCCCGGAGCGCGTACGACAGATTCCCTTCCCCGCAGAGGAACTGCACCATGAGGTTGCGCATGCGCAGCACGATCTCCTCCCTGAAATGTCCGAAGTAGTTGTGGATGAGATCGTCCCGGTAGAGCGCGCCGTACTGCTCAAATGCCGTCCTCGACCTGTGCTGCTTCTCGTATTCCTCCGCGAGGAGAAATGCGCAGTCAAGGCGGTCGCCCACCCGCATGTGAGACTGGAGCCTGAATGGCGGGTGCCGCGTGAGGAGTCTCTCATAGAGCGCCAGCGCGTCAGCTCCCCGTCCCTCGAGTAGATCGAGAAAGATCAACTGGCAGCACACTGCGGGATCGTTTCCCTTCTTCTTGAGCGATTCCCTGTACGTTGAACCCCTGCGGATTTCCCGGTGCGACAGCGTCCGATCATAGATGGCTCGCTTCTGATCGTCGATCAGCACCTCGTAGGCGCGCAGGATCTCGTGCATCCGGTCGTGGGCCCAGCTGCTCTGGCGGGGGTGAAAATCGGGATGGTATTTCTTCGCGAGGCTCCGGAAGGCCGCCTTCACCTCGGCGCGCGTGGCCTCCTGATGTATCTCCAGGATCTCGTAATAGTTCGCCATGTAGAGGCTCCCGTAGCACGACCCCTGCCCGCAGCATTAACTGCTTAACCCATCATCATAGTACAGACCGTGCTCCATGACAAACAACAAAACCCTTGCAGGGGCTATTTCGTTCATGCAGAATCATAGGCGCTGATGAAAAAGATCGTCCTCGGAATGCTCGTCGTGGTCGCGCTTGGCGCGTGCGTCCTCTATATGGTCCATGCCCGCCGGGCGGGGCGCCCGAACGTGGTGCTCGTCTCCATCGATACGCTGCGCGCGGATCACCTCCGCTGCTACGGCTACGAGAGAGAAACGTCCCCGTTCCTGGACTCCCTCTCCCGCCGGGGTGTGAGGTTCCATGATGCGATCGCCCAGGCGAACTGGACGCTCCCCTCCCATGTGTCCATGCTCACCTCGCTCTACGCGGGGGTGCACCGCGTGCAGAGAGAAACGGATAAGATGGGTTCGTCCCTGGACACCATGGCGGAAATCCTCAAGAGGGCTGGTTACTCCACGGCGGGCTTCGTTGACGGGGGAGTCATGTCCGCTGACTTCGGCTTCGGCCAGGGGTTTGACCTGTATGATGATCATTCAAAAGGGCGAGATAAGAACAGGCGGGCGCTCCGCTGGATCAGGGAGCATCAGAGGCGCCCTTTCTTCCTCTTCTACCACACCTATGATGTGCACTTCCCCTATATACATCACCCGCGCCCCCGCACCTTAATGAGCGACCTGGAGATGAAAGATATCGCCGCCCGCATCAATGCGGGGAACTACAACCTGACCGACGACGAGTTCGAGAAGGCGGTGCTCTCCTGGTGTACCGTGCAGGGTTTTTACAGGATGATCACGCCCAGCAAGCTGGAGCCGTTCAAGCCGGAGATGAGGAAATTCTTCCAGGAACGCTGGCCCCGAATGCCTTCCTTTAATGAGAGTCTCCGCTATCTCATTGACGCCTACGATGGCGGCATCAGCTATTTTGACGCGCGCTTCAAAAAGCTATGGGATCTGGTGTGCGAGATGGGCGTGGATAAGAACACCGTTCTCATCGTCACATCCGATCACGGCGAGTGTTTCCTGGAGCATGGGGACCTCGGGCATCCCGAGCTCCTCTATGAAGAGATCGTGAGGGTGCCGCTGATCATTGTGTCCCCCCTCCTGGCTGAGCGGGGCGTGACCGTCCATCGGCAGGTGATGAGCATTGATATCCTGCCGAGCGTCCTTGACCTGCTCAAACTGAGGGCCGTCCCGCATCTTCAGGGGAGGAGCTTCATGCCAGTCATCGGCGGCCGGGAAGGGGGCAACTCACTTCCTGCCTATGCCGACGCGCTCGAGATCGACGCCGTGCGGACGGACAC from Candidatus Auribacterota bacterium includes the following:
- a CDS encoding carboxypeptidase regulatory-like domain-containing protein, whose translation is MKTYRALFVATIVLVCTGLARSQEEDQSPTPPPGSSSIQGCVRDADGAPIANAAIEAGLAVLDGTLKHSTLTAATDANGVYTFSNLPSWTVTLSVSAEGYSALRRKSITLSDNQRLAGIDFILKPALTISGRVADSSGQPIQGAELTAVPESEKKLPKPLVSQDAVTAQSGEDGHYTITSLNAGNYTVNARSEQYVPGEAAHVAAGSQHVDFALKGGGGLSGTVRDKTSGKPVPGAGVSIEAEQGPLREELIGSYKFGSKTDNSGSYNISSMDTGSYRLKVTAKGYTEASRSGVGVRAGEETKGIDFSLTPNSRIRGTVTFEGGEPAAGAALLLRSAIGIPVIMGGTFGRSDAIADARGRYEIIKGEAGKQYSVQASLAGYVTSLSQSFQLVPGRDQEDVNLVLKKGLSLSGKVVDEKQNPISGAKVSARKEGGGTFVMDFSQNVPVGKGQEAALTDNEGAFVLDGLEAGMYKIKATAKGYSQSEVGGIRLSSGTAPEPLKIVLQAGITISGRVGDGSGNPLQGAKVRASGRGEGGHISRSAETDEDGRYEIDSLSSGSYKVRTQLKGYAQKEIEDVSPPAKDINFTLSDAGSITGRVVEKETAKPIPRFRYRANKGHASDRALFTFHGKERYSEEGTFETEPLSPDDYSLFVRAEGYAPSMTEGIEVKSGETARVEIKLGPPATIAGKVSSEKGLTPVSGARIALLKEREEEIFTFGFGFDDRDLLGEPVLSDDTGAFRIYGLPVGKFRLKVAHPDFAEETKPVELAKEGETVRVEFILKKGRTISGTVRDGATSSPIAGAVVTISSGKGTGGILEKMIPSMGRKGPGSATSDAAGKWNIANIAPGDYRLLAVHKDYAAPESKSVTVKPDADASGVELVLSGGARVHGTVKDAGGKAVSGARVTAVSENGMARATTDSDGRYALEHLAPGDWMVSVSSGEGAGGDADMTRPVSVAAGDDRALDFTLGGGFSVSGRVISHGAPLAGAYIYFSREEAGEQVSTHGESRKDGSYRVTGFSAGSYEVRVLKGDEGDMKFCDLPARLAVSGDLTGQDIVLPSGVIAGTLADEGGKTLAGVRVRLVKKDEGKTKSAESEIEKQMRELLSLKKSGKGGAFEFAMLGAGNYVLAAEKKGIGRASVTAALASDDGRAEVALTMRPGFPMKLRAVSAASGKPLERAAVRVTDKNGDEVKEETVSAERGVLTVPDLAAGTYRVEVAAEGYAPGKLDAVKVGPEEESATELKLEKGATLTVTVAREKNGPVAGAVVELLDSSGKRYNPPSLSKGFMPGGRTVTGSQGKAKFDRLPEGAFTVKASKAGCTPAEANVTLKKGEDVKISLIQK
- a CDS encoding DnaJ domain-containing protein — translated: MANYYEILEIHQEATRAEVKAAFRSLAKKYHPDFHPRQSSWAHDRMHEILRAYEVLIDDQKRAIYDRTLSHREIRRGSTYRESLKKKGNDPAVCCQLIFLDLLEGRGADALALYERLLTRHPPFRLQSHMRVGDRLDCAFLLAEEYEKQHRSRTAFEQYGALYRDDLIHNYFGHFREEIVLRMRNLMVQFLCGEGNLSYALRGFSEGLRDALPRRERAFIYKKMAECLLRAGDERLARMNLLIALQLNPRLGGIKKIRAKLGMNVKTLTVR
- a CDS encoding sulfatase encodes the protein MKKIVLGMLVVVALGACVLYMVHARRAGRPNVVLVSIDTLRADHLRCYGYERETSPFLDSLSRRGVRFHDAIAQANWTLPSHVSMLTSLYAGVHRVQRETDKMGSSLDTMAEILKRAGYSTAGFVDGGVMSADFGFGQGFDLYDDHSKGRDKNRRALRWIREHQRRPFFLFYHTYDVHFPYIHHPRPRTLMSDLEMKDIAARINAGNYNLTDDEFEKAVLSWCTVQGFYRMITPSKLEPFKPEMRKFFQERWPRMPSFNESLRYLIDAYDGGISYFDARFKKLWDLVCEMGVDKNTVLIVTSDHGECFLEHGDLGHPELLYEEIVRVPLIIVSPLLAERGVTVHRQVMSIDILPSVLDLLKLRAVPHLQGRSFMPVIGGREGGNSLPAYADALEIDAVRTDTLKFIQKADGGAGRKPTLSPVPQLYDLEKDHGEKTNLAERDAATRDMLGAQLQEWRAENERLRTRLGLDKAAEKVTLDKQTVEELRALGYLQ